The Desulfatiglans sp. genome window below encodes:
- a CDS encoding methyltransferase domain-containing protein — translation MDYMLSNKKAWEEAFDNRHENWGDDIASRIRNEKYPFFNPETIKFLNRYDLRDKTVVQFCSNNGRELLSLVKNSGAREGFGFDIAENQTRYSNQKANELGIRCKFVPVNILDIGNEYFNRFDFIIITAGALCWFKDLDIFFDKVSKCLSKNGILLVNEIHPVTNMLAALGEDDFDESSPLKLIHSYFNKEWVQNDGMYYMTKKKYDSKTFTSYTHPYSDIINAMCLSGIKIIAMNEYMIDISDLFVHLNNKEIPLSFILEGKKE, via the coding sequence ATGGATTATATGCTGTCAAACAAGAAAGCCTGGGAAGAAGCATTTGATAACAGGCATGAAAATTGGGGCGATGATATAGCCAGTAGAATAAGAAATGAAAAATATCCATTCTTTAACCCGGAGACGATTAAATTTCTTAATAGGTATGATCTAAGGGATAAAACGGTAGTACAGTTTTGCTCTAACAATGGTCGTGAATTGCTTTCTCTAGTGAAGAATAGTGGAGCAAGGGAAGGGTTTGGCTTTGATATTGCGGAGAATCAGACACGTTATTCAAATCAAAAAGCTAACGAATTGGGCATAAGATGCAAGTTTGTACCGGTTAATATCCTTGATATTGGAAATGAATACTTTAACAGGTTTGATTTCATAATTATAACTGCCGGAGCATTATGCTGGTTTAAAGATCTGGATATCTTTTTTGACAAAGTCTCAAAGTGTCTATCAAAGAATGGGATACTGCTGGTTAACGAAATACATCCAGTTACAAATATGCTTGCTGCTTTGGGAGAAGATGATTTTGATGAATCCAGCCCATTAAAGTTAATACATTCATATTTCAATAAGGAGTGGGTTCAAAATGATGGCATGTATTATATGACCAAAAAAAAGTACGATTCAAAAACCTTTACAAGTTACACTCATCCTTATTCAGATATAATCAATGCGATGTGTCTATCAGGGATAAAGATTATTGCTATGAATGAGTATATGATTGATATTTCAGATTTGTTTGTGCATTTAAACAATAAAGAAATACCTCTGTCATTCATACTTGAAGGAAAAAAGGAATAA